A genomic window from Pagrus major chromosome 23, Pma_NU_1.0 includes:
- the ddx39ab gene encoding DEAD (Asp-Glu-Ala-Asp) box polypeptide 39Ab, with product MAENDVDNELLDYEEDEEPQGAPESAAPAGKKEVKGSYVSIHSSGFRDFLLKPELLRAIIDCGFEHPSEVQHECIPQAILGMDILCQAKSGMGKTAVFVLATLQQIEPIDGQVSVLVMCHTRELAFQISKEYERFSKYMPTVKAAVFFGGLAIKKDEEVLKKNCPHIVVGTPGRITALTRNKTLSLKNVKHFVLDECDKMLEQLDMRRDVQEIFRITPHEKQVMMFSATLSKDIRPVCRKFMQDPMEVFVDDETKLTLHGLQQYYSKLKDSEKNRKLFDLLDVLEFNQVVIFVKSVQRCIALSQLLVEQNFPAISIHRGMAQEERLSRYQQFKDFQRRILVATNLFGRGMDIERVNIVFNYDMPEDSDTYLHRVARAGRFGTKGLAITFVSDETDAKTLNDVQDRFEVNVAELPDEIDISSYIEQSR from the exons ATGGCTGAGAACGATGTTGACAATGAGCTGCTCGAttatgaagaggatgaagagccTCAAGGAGCCCCTGAGAGCGCAGCCCCTGCAGGCAAGAAGGAGGTGAAGGGCTCCTACGTCTCCATCCACAGCTCTGGCTTCAGAGATTTTCTGCTTAAACCAGAGCTGCTCCGTGCCATCATCGACTGTGGTTTTGAGCATCCGTCTGAAG TCCAGCATGAATGCATCCCACAAGCTATCCTGGGCATGGACATCCTGTGCCAGGCCAAATCTGGTATGGGCAAGACGGCGGTGTTTGTGCTGGCCACACTGCAGCAGATTGAACCCATTGATGGACAG GTGTCTGTATTAGTCATGTGCCACACGCGAGAGCTGGCCTTCCAGATCAGCAAAGAGTACGAGCGTTTCTCCAAGTACATGCCCACAGTCAAGGCAGCAGTATTCTTCGGTGGCCTGGCCATCAAGAAGGACGAGGAAGTCTTGAAGAAGAACTGCCCTCACATCGTTGTCGGAACACCAGGCCGTATCACCGCTCTCACCCGTAACAAGACCCTCAGTCTGAAGAACGTCAAGCATTTTGTCCTGGATGAGTGTGACAAAATGTTGGAGCAGCTAG ACATGAGGCGTGACGTACAGGAAATCTTCAGGATCACACCTCATGAGAAGCAGGTCATGATGTTCAGCGCAACACTGAGTAAAGACATCCGACCAGTCTGCCGCAAATTCATGCAGGAT CCCATGGAAGTATTTGTGGACGACGAGACCAAACTTACACTCCACGGCCTGCAACAGTACTACTCCAAACTGAAGGACAGCGAGAAGAACCGCAAGCTCTTTGACCTGCTTGATGTCTTGGAGTTCAACCAG GTGGTGATCTTTGTCAAGTCAGTCCAGCGCTGCATCGCTCTGTCCCAGCTTCTGGTGGAACAAAATTTCCCTGCAATTTCCATCCACAGGGGAATGGCTCAGGAAGAGAG GCTGTCTCGCTATCAGCAATTCAAGGACTTCCAAAGGCGGATCCTGGTCGCCACTAATCTCTTTGGCCGAGGGATGGACATCGAGCGGGTCAATATCGTCTTCAACTACGACATGCCAGAAGATTCTGACACCTATTTACACAGG GTTGCCCGTGCTGGTAGGTTTGGGACCAAAGGCCTGGCTATAACCTTTGTGTCTGATGAGACCGACGCCAAGACTCTGAACGATGTGCAGGACCGTTTTGAGGTCAACGTGGCCGAGCTGCCAGATGAGATTGACATCTCCTCTTACA TCGAGCAGTCCAGATGA
- the txn2 gene encoding thioredoxin, mitochondrial isoform X2, with protein MAHRLLVRRIWSLSAKDIRCLPTSTVATASSSFSTSLQSATPRVSFLSPSRTLPRSLPLTSRREVSFNVQDHEDFTERVINSELPVLIDFHAHWCGPCKILGPRLEKAVAKQKGRVAMAKVDIDDHTDLAIEYGVSAVPTVIAMRGGDVVDHFVGIKDDDELDSFVSKIIGQ; from the exons ATGGCTCACAGGCTGCTAGTACGCAGAATTTGGTCGCTCTCAGCGAAAGATATCCGCTGCCTCCCAACATCCACTGTCGCCACAGCGTCCTCTTCATTTTCCACCTCCCTGCAGTCCGCCACACCTCGGGTCTCCTTCCTTTCTCCCTCGCGCACTCTGCCTCGCTCCCTTCCCCTCACCTCCCGCCGGGAAGTTTCCTTCAATGTTCAGGACCACGAGGACTTCACGGAGCGGGTCATCAACAGCGAGCTGCCTGTACTAATTGATTTCCATGCACA tTGGTGTGGTCCCTGTAAGATCCTCGGGCCAAGGTTGGAGAAGGCTGTTGCAAAACAGAAAGGCCGTGTTGCCATGgcaaaagttgacattgacgATCACACAGACCTGGCTATTGAATATGGG GTGTCTGCCGTTCCGACAGTAATCGCCATGCGAGGAGGTGACGTCGTCGACCATTTTGTGGGGATCAAAGATGATGATGAGCTGGACTCATTTGTCAGCAAAATCATTGGACAATAA
- the txn2 gene encoding thioredoxin, mitochondrial isoform X1 has product MSLTQMAHRLLVRRIWSLSAKDIRCLPTSTVATASSSFSTSLQSATPRVSFLSPSRTLPRSLPLTSRREVSFNVQDHEDFTERVINSELPVLIDFHAHWCGPCKILGPRLEKAVAKQKGRVAMAKVDIDDHTDLAIEYGVSAVPTVIAMRGGDVVDHFVGIKDDDELDSFVSKIIGQ; this is encoded by the exons atgtctttgaCACAGATGGCTCACAGGCTGCTAGTACGCAGAATTTGGTCGCTCTCAGCGAAAGATATCCGCTGCCTCCCAACATCCACTGTCGCCACAGCGTCCTCTTCATTTTCCACCTCCCTGCAGTCCGCCACACCTCGGGTCTCCTTCCTTTCTCCCTCGCGCACTCTGCCTCGCTCCCTTCCCCTCACCTCCCGCCGGGAAGTTTCCTTCAATGTTCAGGACCACGAGGACTTCACGGAGCGGGTCATCAACAGCGAGCTGCCTGTACTAATTGATTTCCATGCACA tTGGTGTGGTCCCTGTAAGATCCTCGGGCCAAGGTTGGAGAAGGCTGTTGCAAAACAGAAAGGCCGTGTTGCCATGgcaaaagttgacattgacgATCACACAGACCTGGCTATTGAATATGGG GTGTCTGCCGTTCCGACAGTAATCGCCATGCGAGGAGGTGACGTCGTCGACCATTTTGTGGGGATCAAAGATGATGATGAGCTGGACTCATTTGTCAGCAAAATCATTGGACAATAA
- the LOC141019570 gene encoding CCN family member 1: MGILLLCAVLQVLTVGLVSAGCPVVCDCPAGPPSCPPGVSSVPDGCGCCKVCAAQLNQDCHEGRPCDHHKGLECNYGNDVGRTHGICRAKAEGRSCEYNGRIYQNGENFRAGCKHQCTCIDGAVGCVPLCPSHVPLASPSCPAPQLVKVPGQCCLSIDCHKGSTVVPPVHRRPQPPAYPPYPFIPYPSYPYPKPYPKPYRKLYPYKPKKEKDTLGNELVDVGRKWDKPRGNKHLAAWRQVGDQCVVQTTSWSQCSRTCGMGVSSRVTNDNARCKLIKETRLCNIRPCSSMSIPVKKGRKCSRTHKAPEPHRLSYAGCRSTRLYRPNYCGVCRDGRCCSPRRTRTASVTFSCPDGERFNRSVMFIQSCKCSDECNHLNEAAMPPQRWLYGDTHKFID, encoded by the exons ATGGGGATTCTGCTATTATGTGCTGTCTTGCAAGTGTTGACAGTCGGCTTG GTCAGTGCTGGCTGTCCGGTGGTGTGTGACTGTCCGGCCGGGCCTCCATCCTGTCCCCCAGGAGTGAGCTCAGTCCCAGACGGCTGCGGATGCTGCAAGGTGTGTGCGGCTCAGCTCAACCAGGATTGCCACGAAGGACGGCCCTGTGACCACCATAAAGGCCTGGAGTGCAACTATGGCAATGATGTGGGCCGTACCCATGGCATCTGCAGGG CGAAGGCAGAGGGCCGCTCCTGCGAATACAACGGGCGGATCTATCAAAACGGCGAGAATTTCCGCGCTGGTTGCAAGCACCAGTGCACCTGCATCGATGGAGCGGTGGGCTGCGTCCCCCTCTGCCCCAGCCACGTACCCCTGGCGTCCCCTTCCTGTCCTGCTCCACAGCTGGTCAAGGTGCCAGGCCAGTGCTGCCTCAGCATTGACTGCCACAAGGGAAGCACCGTCGTGCCCCCAGTGCACCGCAGACCCCAACCTCCAGCTTACCCGCCTTACCCCTTCATTCCCTACCCATCCTACCCTTACCCGAAGCCTTATCCGAAACCGTACCGGAAGCTGTACCCCTACAAACCCAAGAAGGAGAAGGACACCCTTGGCAACGAGCTGGTGGATGTGGGGCGCAAGTGGGACAAGCCGCGTGGAAACAAGCACCTGGCGG CCTGGAGGCAGGTGGGAGATCAGTGCGTGGTTCAGACTACTTCCTGGTCCCAGTGTTCTCGGACCTGTGGGATGGGCGTCTCCTCTCGTGTTACCAATGACAATGCCCGGTGTAAGCTGATCAAGGAGACGCGCCTGTGCAACATTCGGCCCTGTAGCTCCATGTCTATCCCTGTCAAG AAAGGAAGGAAGTGCTCTCGTACCCATAAGGCCCCTGAGCCGCACCGCCTGTCCTACGCCGGCTGCAGGAGCACTCGCCTGTACAGGCCTAACTACTGCGGTGTGTGTAGGGATGGTCGTTGCTGCTCACCCCGTCGCACACGCACCGCCAGCGTGACCTTTTCCTGCCCTGACGGCGAACGCTTCAACAGGTCTGTGATGTTCATCCAGTCCTGCAAGTGCAGCGACGAGTGCAACCATCTCAACGAGGCCGCCATGCCTCCACAGCGATGGCTCTATGGAGACACACACAAGTTCATCGACTAG